From one Macaca nemestrina isolate mMacNem1 chromosome 3, mMacNem.hap1, whole genome shotgun sequence genomic stretch:
- the LOC105463469 gene encoding small ribosomal subunit protein eS1 gives MAVGKNKRLTKGGKKGAKKKVVDPFSKKDWYDVKAPAMFNIRNIGKTLVTRTQGTKIASDGLKGRVFEVSLADLQNDEVAFRKFKLITEDVQGKNCLTNFHGMDLTRDKMCSMVKKWQTMIEAHVDVKTTDGYLLRLFCVGFTKKRNNQIRKTSYAQHQQVRQIRKKMMEIMTREVQTNDLKEVVNKLIPDSIGKDIEKACQSIYPLHDVFVRKVKMLKKPKFELGKLMELHGEGSSSGKATGDETGAKVERADGYEPPVQESV, from the exons ATGGCGGTTGGCAAGAACAAGCGCCTTACGAAAGGCGGCAAAAAGGGAGCCAAGAAGAAAGT GGTTGATccattttctaagaaagattgGTATGATGTGAAAGCACCTGCTATGTTCAATATAAGAAATATTGGAAAGACGCTCGTCACCAGGACCCAAGGAACCA aaattGCATCTGATGGTCTCAAGGGTCGTGTGTTTGAAGTGAGTCTTGCTGATTTGCAGAATGATGAAGTTGCATTTAGAAAATTCAAGCTGATTACTGAAGATGTTCAGGGCAAAAACTGCCTGACTAACTTCCATGGCATGGATCTTACCCGTGACAAAATGTGTTCCATGGTCAAAAAGTGGCAG ACAATGATTGAAGCTCATGTTGATGTCAAGACTACCGATGGTTACTTGCTTCGTCTGTTCTGTGTTGGTTTTACTAAAAAACGCAACAATCAGATACGGAAGACCTCTTATGCTCAGCACCAACAGGTCCGCCAAATCCGGAAGAAGATGATGGAAATCATGACCCGAGAGGTGCAGACAAATGACTTGAAAGAAGTGGTCAATAAATT GATTCCAGACAGCATTGGAAAAGACATAGAAAAGGCTTGCCAATCTATTTATCCTCTCCATGATGTCTTcgttagaaaagtaaaaatgctgAAGAAGCCCAAGTTTGAAT tggGAAAGCTCATGGAGCTTCATGGTGAAGGCAGTAGTTCTGGAAAAGCCACTGGGGACGAGACAGGTGCTAAAGTTGAACGAGCTGATGGATATGAACCACCAGTCCAAGAATCTGTTTAA